In Fusarium oxysporum f. sp. lycopersici 4287 chromosome 2, whole genome shotgun sequence, a genomic segment contains:
- a CDS encoding guanine nucleotide-binding protein subunit alpha, other (At least one base has a quality score < 10) gives MGACMSSSNEEADQKKKSQAIDKILEEDSKRLRKECKILLLGSGESGKSTIVKQMKIIHLKGYSEDELFNYRPTVFKNLVECAKAVIMAMQQFDIEPQNEENKAHAEFLLEYQAESGPQAQIDPKVGAAVQALWNDPAKDLLMEHQTEFYLMDSAEYFFQEAMRIVSSDYLPNEMDVLRARTKTTGIYETRFQMGQLSIHRSRWSNYFPDYSGGNDVNKAAKYLLWRFNQVNRAHLNLYPHLTQATDTSNIRLVFAAVKETILNNALKDSGIL, from the exons ATGGGCGCATGCATGAGCTCGAGTAATGAGGAGGCGGatcagaagaagaagagtcaGGCTATCGATAAAATTCTGGAGGAAGACTCAAAACGATTACGGAAAGAATGCAAGATTTTGCTGCTAG GTTCTGGCGAGAGTGGCAAGTCGACGATTGTCAAACAGATGAAAATTATCCATCTCAAAGGATACTCGGAAGATGAGCTGTTCAATTACCGGCCAACTGTCTTTAAAAACCTTGTGGAGTGCGCCAAGGCCGTTATTATGGCCATGCAACAATTCGACATCGAGCCCCAAAACGAGGAGAACAAGGCACATGCGGAGTTCCTATTAGAATACCAAGCCGAGTCTGGTCCTCAAGCGCAAATCGATCCGAAAGTGGGCGCAGCGGTACAAGCTCTGTGGAACGATCCAGCGAAGGATCTTCTCATGGAGCATCAGACAGAGTTCTACCTCATGGATTCCGCCGAATA TTTCTTTCAGGAAGCGATGCGAATAGTATCATCAGACTATTTACCGAACGAAATGGATGTACTCCGAGCGCGAACGAAGACAACAGGTATCTATGAGACGAGATTCCAAATGGGGCAACTAAGCATTCA CAGGTCTCGCTGGAGCAATTACTTTCCCGATTACTCGGGTGGTAACGATGTCAATAAAGCAGCCAAGTATCTACTCTGGCGATTCAATCAGGTCAATCGGGCGCATCTAAACCTGTATCCCCA CTTGACGCAAGCAACAGATACGTCGAACATTCGACTCGTTTTCGCAGCAGTCAAAGAGACTATCTTGAATAACGCACTTAAGGACTCGGGCATTCTTTGA